A window of the Halopseudomonas phragmitis genome harbors these coding sequences:
- a CDS encoding alpha/beta hydrolase — translation MHYQPDWLERPDAARLRVHRWHPDSPPRATLLISHGMAEHAQRYQRLAASCTEEGYQVVALDQRGHGASAACGQLGHFADQHGWRAVIDDLGALLKQVRREQPTLPICLLGHSMGSYISQGLLLQQPAAADALILSGSNAHPPWLSRLARFGASIEGQLRGWQQPALTVERLSFGQFNRQFHPNRTRADWLSRDPLEVDQYLNDPLCGFACSARLWHDLFGGLLEIADPIALQRLPASLPVLIIGGDADPVSAGDGLKKLCRRLQHAGLERVELRLYPGARHELFNETNRAQATQDLLDWLVQALPAATQHQENQNVQA, via the coding sequence ATGCACTACCAGCCCGACTGGCTTGAACGCCCGGACGCAGCCCGGCTGCGAGTTCACCGCTGGCACCCGGACAGCCCACCTCGGGCAACGCTGCTCATCAGCCATGGTATGGCCGAACATGCTCAGCGCTATCAGCGCCTGGCCGCAAGCTGCACTGAGGAGGGCTATCAGGTGGTTGCACTCGATCAGCGAGGGCATGGCGCCAGCGCAGCCTGCGGTCAACTGGGACACTTTGCCGATCAGCACGGCTGGCGAGCGGTGATCGATGATCTTGGGGCGCTGCTCAAGCAGGTTCGCCGCGAGCAACCAACACTGCCAATATGCCTGCTGGGTCACAGCATGGGGTCGTATATCAGCCAGGGCCTGCTACTGCAGCAGCCAGCAGCTGCCGATGCACTGATCCTCAGCGGCAGCAACGCTCACCCACCCTGGCTCAGTCGCCTGGCGCGCTTTGGCGCCAGTATTGAAGGCCAATTACGCGGCTGGCAGCAGCCGGCCCTGACGGTTGAACGCCTGAGTTTTGGTCAGTTCAACCGTCAGTTCCACCCAAACCGAACCCGTGCCGACTGGCTTAGCCGGGATCCGCTTGAAGTCGATCAGTACCTCAACGATCCACTCTGTGGCTTTGCCTGTAGCGCCCGGCTTTGGCACGATCTGTTCGGCGGCCTGCTGGAAATTGCCGACCCGATAGCCTTACAAAGGCTGCCAGCCAGCCTGCCGGTTTTGATCATTGGCGGCGATGCCGACCCGGTCAGCGCTGGAGATGGTCTGAAGAAACTGTGTCGGCGCTTGCAGCACGCCGGGCTTGAACGAGTAGAATTACGCCTTTATCCGGGCGCTCGTCATGAGCTGTTCAACGAGACCAACCGAGCCCAGGCCACCCAGGACCTGCTCGACTGGCTCGTGCAGGCTCTGCCCGCCGCCACCCAGCATCAGGAGAATCAGAATGTCCAAGCTTGA
- a CDS encoding MaoC/PaaZ C-terminal domain-containing protein: MSKLENRTYDELTVGDKAHVSHSVSERDLTLFAAVSGDVNPVHLDEAFAAATPFKGRIAHGMFSGALISAAIACELPGPGSIYIGQELSFMRPVRLGDSLRVELEILEKLPKNRVKIATRVFNQDDKQVVDGVATVMAPTEKVSIEKPELPTVQVS, encoded by the coding sequence ATGTCCAAGCTTGAAAACCGCACCTACGACGAACTCACTGTTGGCGACAAGGCCCACGTTAGCCACAGTGTCAGCGAGCGCGACCTGACGCTGTTCGCCGCAGTCTCCGGTGACGTCAACCCGGTGCACCTGGACGAGGCCTTTGCCGCCGCCACCCCGTTCAAAGGCCGCATCGCTCACGGCATGTTCTCTGGCGCCCTGATCTCCGCTGCCATCGCCTGCGAGCTGCCTGGCCCTGGTAGCATCTATATTGGCCAGGAGCTCAGCTTCATGCGCCCTGTACGTCTGGGCGACAGCCTGCGTGTTGAGCTGGAAATTCTGGAAAAACTGCCAAAGAACCGAGTCAAGATCGCCACCCGGGTCTTCAATCAGGACGATAAGCAGGTGGTCGATGGCGTAGCCACAGTGATGGCACCAACAGAGAAGGTCAGCATCGAGAAGCCAGAGCTGCCGACAGTTCAGGTAAGTTAA